CCGGCAACGATGCCGACACGTTGATGACCGGCGTGTTGTAGCTCGGCAGCGCAGCCACCGGGATGCTGCGGTAGCCGATGATGCCGGCCACCACGATGGCCGCATTGAGAAGCACCGTCATCACCGGACGGCGGACGAACAGCTCCGACAGGTTCATGACAGCCCCTCGTCTGCTCGGGCTGGCGACGTCATGGCGACGCTCCCGAGCCCGGCGTCGATGCACCACTGCGCCGACCCTGCCCCGGACCGCTGGCGCCGCCGGCGGCCCGCTCGACGACCGCGACGCCGGGTCGCACGTTCTGCCGGCCGTCCACGATGATGCGCTCGCCGGCTTGCACGCCGGTCACCACCGCATCCTGGCCGACCGCCTGCACCACCTCGACCGGTTTGGACTGCACCTTGTCGTTCGCGTCCACGACGAACACAACCTTGCCGCGCGCGCCCTGCACGATGGCGGCCTGCGGCACCACGATGGCCCCCTTGAGCGTCTGCACGGCGAGCTTGACGCCGACGAAAGCCCCCGGCCACAGCTTCTCTTCGGGGTTGTCGAACACCGCCTTCACCTTCACCGCGCCGGAGGACGCGTCGACGACGTTGTCGACGAAGTGAAGCCTGCCCTGCATCGAGCCGCGGCCCTCGGGCAGCACCACGGTGACGCGGCCGCCGCCGCTGCGCAGCGTCTGCAGCGCATCGGACAGGTTGCGCTGCGGCAGGCTGAAGGCCACCGCGATCGGGTCGAGCTGCGTGATGGTGACCAGTGGCGTGGCGGTGCTCGGCGACACGAAGCTGCCGGGCGCAACCGGCACCAGGCCGGCGCGGCCGGCGTACGGGGCGACGATGCGGCTGTACGACAGGCTCACGCGCGCCGCCTCGACGGCCGCCCGGTCAGCCGCCACCGCCGCGCGCTGCGCGTCGACCAGCGTCTGGTTGGTGTCGACCGCCACCTGCGACACGAAGTTCTGCGCCACCAGCTCCTTGCTGCGCGCCAGGTTGCGCTCGGCATCGGCCAGCGAAGCGAGGTCGCGCTGGAGCTGCGCCTGCGCCTTCGCCACGTCGGTCTGCATGGCGCGGGCATCGAGGGTGAACAGCGGCTCGCCCACGCGCACGAACTGGCCCTCGCGCACATGCACCTTGTCGACGACGGCAGCGACCTGAGGACGGATCTCGACGCTGTTGAGCGAGGTCACGGTGCCGGTCGCGTCGAGCGCCACTTCGACGTCGCGCTGCTCGGCGCGCACGGTGCTCACGCTGACCGGCGCGCCGGCCGCGGAGGCGCTCGATGCCGGCGAGGCGGCGGTGGGCGCATCGGACTTGCCGCATCCCGTCAGCAGCAGCGCGAGGACCGCGGCGGCCCCTAGGATCTTGTTGTTCATGCGAGTGTTCGGCTTGCGTGGAATCGAGGGGCAGCCGGCCATCATGTGCAGGCGGTGTTGCTGCAATGTTGCCCGGCAAACCGCGCGCCCGCCGACCGCCGGATGCGACCCCCAGCATGCACCCCAACGGGGCGTGCGGGCTACGGGATCAATGCTTACCCGTGGAGCCGAATCCGCCCTCGCCGCGGTGCGACTGCTCGAAGTCGTCCACCACGTGGAAGCTCGCCTGCACCACCGGCACGATGACGAGCTGCGCGATGCGCTCCATCGGCTGGACGGTGAACGTTGCCTGGCCGCGGTTCCAGCAGCTCACCATCAGGGGACCCTGGTAGTCGGAGTCGATGAGGCCCACCAGGTTGCCCAGCACGATGCCGTGCTTGTGGCCCAGTCCCGAGCGCGGAAGGATCATCGCGGCCAGCCCGGGGTCGCCGATGTGGATGGCGAGCCCTGTGGGGATGAGCTGCGACTGGCCCGGCTCCAGCAGCAGCGGCGCATCCAGGCAGGCGCGCAGATCCAGGCCGGCGCTGCCGGGCGTGGCGTAGGCGGGCATCTGCTCGGCCATGCGGCGGTCGAGCACTTTCACGTCGATGATGGTCATGCGGTGTGGGAAGAGAGTCGGGATGCGATTTCGGCGACGAGCTGCCGCGCCAGCGTGAGCTTGTCCGCAGTCGGCAGCTCGCGCTGGCCGCGCGCGTCGACCAGCAGAAGCGCGTTGTCATCGCGGCCGAAGGTGGCCGGGCCGAGGTTGCCGATGATCAGGGGCACGTTCTTGCGCTCCAGCTTCTCGCGCGCGTGCTTCAGCAGGTCATGGCTCTCGGCCGCGAAGCCGACGCAGAAAGGCCGCTTCGGCAGGCGCGCGACTGCCGCGAGGATGTCGGGGTTCTCGGTCAGCTCGAAGGCGGGGGCGACCTTGTTGCCGTTCTTCTTGATCTTCTGCTCGGACAGCGTGGCCGGCCGCCAGTCGGCCACGGCCGCCGTCGCGACGAAGACGTCGTGCTGCGCGGCCGCCGGCAGCACCGCGTCGTGCATCTGCTGCGCCGTGCGCACGTCGATGCGCCGCACGCCCCGGGGCGTGGGCAGGTGCACCGGGCCGGCCACCAGCGTCACCTGCGCGCCGGCCTCCTGCGCCGCGCGCGCGATGGCGAACCCCATCTTGCCGCTGGACAGGTTGGTGATGCCGCGCACCGGATCGATCGGCTCGAAGGTCGGCCCGGCAGTGATGAGCACGCGGCGACCGAGCAGCGCCTTCGGCTGGAAGAAGGCCACCATGTCCGCCAGCAGCTCGTCGGCCTCCAGCATGCGACCGTCGCCGATTTCGCCGCAGGCCTGGTCCCCAGCGGCCGGGCCGAGGATGGTGGTGCGGTCTGCGCGCAGCTGCGCCAGGTTGCGCTGCGTGGCCGGATGCGCCCACATCTCGCGGTTCATCGCCGGCGCGAGCAGCAGCGGGCAGCGCTCGATCGGCCGCGCCAGGCACAGCAGGCTCAGCAGCTCGTCGGCACGACCGGTGGCCAGCCGCGCCATGAAGTCGGCGCTGGCCGGGGCGACGAGCACCGCATCGGCTTCGCGCGTGAGGTTGATGTGCGCCATGCTGTTGGGCTCGCGCGCATCCCACTGGCTGGTGTAGACCTTGCGATTCGACAGCGCCTGCAGCGTGGTGGCGGTGATGAAGTGCTCGGCCGCCTCGGTCATCACGACCTGCACGGTGGCGCCGGCCTTCACCAGCTCGCGCGTCAGGTCGGCAGCCTTGTAGCAGGCGATGCCGCCCGACAGCCCCAGGACGATGTGCTTGCCGGCCAGGTCCTGGCGCTCGCCTCCCGTCACAACGCCGTCCATGCGCGCTTCAGGTCGCCGAAGTTGAACAGCACGCGCACCGCCTTGCCATACACCTGCTCGTGCGGCAGGAAGCCCCAGATGCGGGAATCGGCCGAGTTGTCGCGGTTGTCGCCGAGCATCAGGTACTGGCCGGCCGGCACCGCGCACTCCCAGGCGCCGGCACGCTCGCTGCGGCAATGCGCCGCAAGCCCGGGATCCCCCAGGTTCAGCGGCAGCCGGCCCTGCACGAACGGATTGATCTTCAACTCGCGAGCCGCGGCGCCGGCGGTCTCGCGCACCAGAAGCTGGCCGCGGTCCTCGGCGGCGGTTCCGTCGCCGACCTGCTGCACATCGAAGGGCTCACCGTTGACGCTGACGACGCCGTCGAGGAAGGACACGCGGTCGCCGGGCAGGCCGACCAGGCGCTTCACGTAGAACTGCGAGACGTCCAGGGGATAGCGGAACACGACCACGTCGCCGCGCTGAGGGCGTCCCCATTCGAAAGCGGTGTTGGTGAACGGCAGCCGCGGCCCGTAGGCGAAATGGTTGACGAGCAGGTAGTCGCCGACCCGCAAGGTGGGCTCCATCGAGCCGCTGGGCACCTTGGGCCAGTCGGCCACGGCGACGCGGCAGGTGAACATCAGCGCGACCACGGCGAACAGCTCGGCGCCGAAGCTCACCCACAGCGGCTTTTTCACCGGTGCGTGGTCCATGCGGCGCAGCTTGAAGCGCCAGGCCAGCCAGCACGCGCCGGTGAGCAGGGTCGCGAGGAAGAGGATTTCGTTGATCGAGAAGCCGATGAGCATGGACCGCATCTCTTGTCTGCCTCGGAGAAACCAGACGGCGATTATCGCGGGTCGGGCGCCGGCCACCGTCCGGGCACGGGCATTGCCGGGCGTAAGCCGAGCGGGATGGAAATCGACTACGTCGACGACAGGGCCATGCCGAGCCGGCAAGATGGCCCGGCCCTCGCGAGGAAACGATGACAAGACACACGCCGCGATTCATCCAGACCCACCGCAGCGACTCGGAGGAGGAGCGTGCCGCCGCGATCGCCGGCCTGCAACGCACGCCGGCCGAAGCCTCGCCGAAGTACTTCTACGACCGCCTCGGATCGCATCTGTTCGATGCGATCACGGAGCTGCCCGAGTACTACCCGACGCGCACCGAAGCGGCCATCTTCGCCGCGCGCGGCGGCGAGATGGCAGCGTGCGTCGGCCGCGGCAGCACCTTCGTCGATCTCGGCGCCGGCAACTGCGCCAAGGCCGCGCGCCTGCTGCCGCTCCTCGACGCGTCGCGCTACGTGGCGGTCGACATCTCGGCCGACTACCTGCAGGAAGCGTTGCGCGCACTGCAGCGCGAACACCCCGCGCTGGACATCGTCGGCGTCGGCATGGACTTCTCGCAATCTCCCGCCTTGCCCCCTGGCGTGCTGACGCCCGGCGAGCGCGCGGTGTTCTTCTATCCGGGCTCCAGCATCGGCAACTTCACGCCGTCGCAGGCCTGCGCCTTCCTGGCGGGCGTGCGGGTGCAAGCGGCCGGCGGTGGACTGCTGGTCGGGGTCGACCTGGTCAAGCCGGTGGCAGCGCTCGAGGCCGCGTACGACGATGCGCTGGGCGTCACGGCCGCCTTCAACCTCAACCTGCTGCGCAACATGAACCGCGCGATCGGCACCGACTTCGATCCGACGCAGTGGCGACACCTGGCGCTGTTCGACCGCGCGCAGTCGCGCATCGAGATGCACCTCGAAGCCCGCCGGGCGCTGATCGTGCGCTGGCCCGGCGGCGAGCGTGCCTTCGCGGCCGGCGAGCGCCTGCACACCGAGAACTCGTACAAGTACACGGTGGAATCGTTTGCCGCGCTGCTCTCCAAGGCGGGGTTCGCCACCAGCCGCTGCTGGACGTCGGCCGACAACGCCTTCGCGGTGTACTGGGCGCAGGCCTGACGGCCATCCGCCGACCCTGCCTCGCTGCAGGGGCTTTTGCCGAACTTTCAGTAATTCCTGAAAGTTCTCCATAGAATGCCCTCATGCCCGCGCTCACCCCGCTCGTCCGCAGCTTCGTCAGCCACTTCGGAGAGATGGGCAGCCGCTGGGGCATCAACCGCACCGTCGGGCAGATCTACGCGCTGATCTTCGTCTCGCCGCAGCCGGTCAACGCCGACGAGATCGCCGAGGCGCTCGAGTTCTCGCGCTCCAACGTCAGCATGGGGCTCAAGGAGCTGCAGGCCTGGCGGCTGGTGAGCCTGCGCCACCTGCCCGGTGACCGGCGCGAGTACTTCGACGCGCCCAGCGACGCCTGGGAGATCTTCCGCACCCTCGCCGAGGAGCGGCGGCGCCGCGAGATCGAGCCGACGCTGTCGATGCTGCGCAACGCGCTGCTCGAGCAGCCCACCAGCGACGAGGACCGCATCGCCCAGCAGCGGATGAAGGGCATGCACGACCTGATCGAGCTCATGACGACCTGGTTCGACGACGTTCAGCGGCTCGACGCGCGCACCCTGGCGCAGCTGATGAAGATGGGCGCCAAGGTGCAGCGCCTGCTCGAATTCGCCGGCAAGGGCAAGCCCGCCCTGCCCCCACGGACCTAGGAGACCGCCGCGCATGGATGCCGTCCTGCTCGCCCGCGCCCAGTTCGCGGCCAACATGTCGTTCCACATCCTGTTTCCGACCATCAGCATCGCGCTCGGCTGGATGCTGCTGTTCTTCCGCTGGCGCTGGCTGCGCACGCGCAGCGAGCCGTGGCTCGCGGCCTATCGCTTCTGGACCAAGGTGTTCGCGCTGACCTTCGCGCTCGGCGTGGTGAGCGGCATCACGATGAGCTTCCAGTTCGGCACCAACTGGCCGGGCTACATGGAGCGCATCGGCAACATCGCCGGGCCGCTGCTCGGCTACGAGGTGCTCACGGCGTTTTTCCTGGAAGCGAGCTTTCTCGGCATCATGCTGTTCGGCCACGGCCGCGTCAGCGAGAAGCTGCACTTCACGTCGACCTTTCTGGTGGCCCTGGGCACCACCATCAGTGCCTTCTGGATCCTCTGCCTCGACTCCTGGATGCAGACGCCGGTGGGCTTCGAGATCCGCGACGGCGTGTTCCACGTGACGAGCTGGCTCGAGATCCTGTCGAATCCGTCCTTTCCCTATCGCCTGACGCACATGCTGCTGGCGTCCACGCTGACGGTGTGCTTCCTGCTCGCCGGCGTCAGCGCCTGGCAGGTGCTGCGGGGCGCCTCCAACCCATCGACGCCGCTGGTGCTGCGCGTGGCACTCACCGTCGCCGCGGTGCTGGTGCCGGTGCAGGTGCTGGTGGGCGACCTGCACGGTCTCAACACGCTGCAGCACCAGCCGCAGAAGATCGCCGCGATGGAGGCGATCTGGGAGACCGAGCGCGGCGCCCCGCTGCTGCTGTTCGCCTGGCCGGACGAGAAGGCGCGCACCAATCGCCACGCCATCGGCATCCCGCGTGCGGCCAGCCTCATCCTGGCCCATG
The Piscinibacter sp. XHJ-5 DNA segment above includes these coding regions:
- a CDS encoding efflux RND transporter periplasmic adaptor subunit, which gives rise to MNNKILGAAAVLALLLTGCGKSDAPTAASPASSASAAGAPVSVSTVRAEQRDVEVALDATGTVTSLNSVEIRPQVAAVVDKVHVREGQFVRVGEPLFTLDARAMQTDVAKAQAQLQRDLASLADAERNLARSKELVAQNFVSQVAVDTNQTLVDAQRAAVAADRAAVEAARVSLSYSRIVAPYAGRAGLVPVAPGSFVSPSTATPLVTITQLDPIAVAFSLPQRNLSDALQTLRSGGGRVTVVLPEGRGSMQGRLHFVDNVVDASSGAVKVKAVFDNPEEKLWPGAFVGVKLAVQTLKGAIVVPQAAIVQGARGKVVFVVDANDKVQSKPVEVVQAVGQDAVVTGVQAGERIIVDGRQNVRPGVAVVERAAGGASGPGQGRRSGASTPGSGASP
- the dut gene encoding dUTP diphosphatase; this encodes MTIIDVKVLDRRMAEQMPAYATPGSAGLDLRACLDAPLLLEPGQSQLIPTGLAIHIGDPGLAAMILPRSGLGHKHGIVLGNLVGLIDSDYQGPLMVSCWNRGQATFTVQPMERIAQLVIVPVVQASFHVVDDFEQSHRGEGGFGSTGKH
- the coaBC gene encoding bifunctional phosphopantothenoylcysteine decarboxylase/phosphopantothenate--cysteine ligase CoaBC → MDGVVTGGERQDLAGKHIVLGLSGGIACYKAADLTRELVKAGATVQVVMTEAAEHFITATTLQALSNRKVYTSQWDAREPNSMAHINLTREADAVLVAPASADFMARLATGRADELLSLLCLARPIERCPLLLAPAMNREMWAHPATQRNLAQLRADRTTILGPAAGDQACGEIGDGRMLEADELLADMVAFFQPKALLGRRVLITAGPTFEPIDPVRGITNLSSGKMGFAIARAAQEAGAQVTLVAGPVHLPTPRGVRRIDVRTAQQMHDAVLPAAAQHDVFVATAAVADWRPATLSEQKIKKNGNKVAPAFELTENPDILAAVARLPKRPFCVGFAAESHDLLKHAREKLERKNVPLIIGNLGPATFGRDDNALLLVDARGQRELPTADKLTLARQLVAEIASRLSSHTA
- the lepB gene encoding signal peptidase I — its product is MRSMLIGFSINEILFLATLLTGACWLAWRFKLRRMDHAPVKKPLWVSFGAELFAVVALMFTCRVAVADWPKVPSGSMEPTLRVGDYLLVNHFAYGPRLPFTNTAFEWGRPQRGDVVVFRYPLDVSQFYVKRLVGLPGDRVSFLDGVVSVNGEPFDVQQVGDGTAAEDRGQLLVRETAGAAARELKINPFVQGRLPLNLGDPGLAAHCRSERAGAWECAVPAGQYLMLGDNRDNSADSRIWGFLPHEQVYGKAVRVLFNFGDLKRAWTAL
- the egtD gene encoding L-histidine N(alpha)-methyltransferase, whose translation is MTRHTPRFIQTHRSDSEEERAAAIAGLQRTPAEASPKYFYDRLGSHLFDAITELPEYYPTRTEAAIFAARGGEMAACVGRGSTFVDLGAGNCAKAARLLPLLDASRYVAVDISADYLQEALRALQREHPALDIVGVGMDFSQSPALPPGVLTPGERAVFFYPGSSIGNFTPSQACAFLAGVRVQAAGGGLLVGVDLVKPVAALEAAYDDALGVTAAFNLNLLRNMNRAIGTDFDPTQWRHLALFDRAQSRIEMHLEARRALIVRWPGGERAFAAGERLHTENSYKYTVESFAALLSKAGFATSRCWTSADNAFAVYWAQA
- a CDS encoding GbsR/MarR family transcriptional regulator, translating into MPALTPLVRSFVSHFGEMGSRWGINRTVGQIYALIFVSPQPVNADEIAEALEFSRSNVSMGLKELQAWRLVSLRHLPGDRREYFDAPSDAWEIFRTLAEERRRREIEPTLSMLRNALLEQPTSDEDRIAQQRMKGMHDLIELMTTWFDDVQRLDARTLAQLMKMGAKVQRLLEFAGKGKPALPPRT
- a CDS encoding cytochrome ubiquinol oxidase subunit I, with translation MDAVLLARAQFAANMSFHILFPTISIALGWMLLFFRWRWLRTRSEPWLAAYRFWTKVFALTFALGVVSGITMSFQFGTNWPGYMERIGNIAGPLLGYEVLTAFFLEASFLGIMLFGHGRVSEKLHFTSTFLVALGTTISAFWILCLDSWMQTPVGFEIRDGVFHVTSWLEILSNPSFPYRLTHMLLASTLTVCFLLAGVSAWQVLRGASNPSTPLVLRVALTVAAVLVPVQVLVGDLHGLNTLQHQPQKIAAMEAIWETERGAPLLLFAWPDEKARTNRHAIGIPRAASLILAHDPDGEIQGLNDFPDAHPPVAPVFFSFRVMVGTGVLMLLSSWTGWWMYRRRRWDPSALPRPVLWVLTAMSFSGWVATLAGWYVTEIGRQPYIVNGLVRTAEVASKVPSGMIASTLAMYITLYIALITAYVAVIKYMAEKPVEEGPQTPQSGSAVAAAAAEGTAA